A DNA window from Ostrea edulis chromosome 5, xbOstEdul1.1, whole genome shotgun sequence contains the following coding sequences:
- the LOC125652383 gene encoding uncharacterized protein LOC125652383: MQNEPYNSCVPQYFGPYRELLFYEAEVTLIDPAIAIGKYQQQNLIHAAEYKQFLAAHCLERHYSFQIRRCDNVDCCQPGTKWSWLPDPVIDNTGNHYQPFETVFGTETSEKDRPSSQNQTLAAVAQEQQGCKNSLLTAQNVRMTVKCKECEKPRCVYSKLKLNPRDIRSLRHTLERYDYTCGSVITPDGDVMQGKVFVRLQMSCGTHIEFPFYSSNIGRPDICCHCTSPNAGKDENTMKTHRVVLPVCQNCVPKGIPTRMPKK; encoded by the exons ATGCAGAACGAACCATATAACAGC TGCGTGCCGCAATATTTTGGTCCTTACAGAGAATTGCTCTTTTATGAAGCAGAAGTCACTTTGATTGATCCCGCTATTGCTATTGGGAAATACCAGCAACAAAACCTTATTCATGCCGCAGAGTATAAGCAGTTTTTAG CTGCCCATTGTTTGGAACGCCACTACAGTTTCCAGATCAGAAGGTGTGACAATGTTGATTGCTGTCAGCCAGGAACCAAGTGGTCATGGTTACCAGATCCAGTGATTGACAACACTGGTAATCATTACCAGCCCTTTGAAACTGTATTTGGCACAGAAACTTCTGAGAAGGACAGGCCATCTAGCCAGAACCAAACATTAGCTGCAGTAGCCCAAGAACAACAG ggatGCAAGAATAGTTTGTTAACCGCACAAAATGTAAGAATGACGGTGAAGTGTAAAGAATGTGAAAAACCAAGGTGTGTGTATTCAAAGTTAAAGCTTAACCCAAGAGACATTCGGTCACTACGCCACACCCTAGAGAGATACGATTACACTTGTGGGTCAGTCATCACACCTGATG GAGATGTCATGCAGGGAAAAGTCTTTGTGAGGCTTCAGATGTCATGTGGAACCCATATTGAATTCCCCTTTTACTCTTCCAACATTGGAAGACCTGATATATGTTGCCATTGCACATCACCAAATGCtggaaaagatgaaaatacCATGAAAACACACAGAGTTGTTTTGCCAGTCTGCCAAAACTGTGTACCAAAAGGGATACCAACGAGAATGCCAAAAAAATGA